A region of Trypanosoma brucei brucei TREU927 chromosome 1, complete sequence DNA encodes the following proteins:
- a CDS encoding phosphatidylinositol 3-kinase, putative, producing the protein MPRYTAMRRLGPVGHSGGISSNGVTTVGAVTASNVGNGVVNIGGDGSQGVAMGPGATDVASARPLLIVPNTTSAAGGSADVSDEEVDQLLRELERSVDSPQAAAVMRDAVWAIERRAFSSCDPHSRDYFLESRVRIILMSLSTTSDVKQLLLAVDFIEALLAVPYTNLQHRFTRLCRSLMNILRCGIEEPAREAQRVLKRMLVTDSQFGAYHTPLRSFITKELRDNCKVALMRLYGRAQQANVSFTPDFLSTMLAAEATAEISPRFITGTLRQQVLELASMLAGFSDLLLRRAAYRCMVVLFKNTSAMRRKEVVLENRRIINEAIRSLNLSHNSESSIISTLETLRALLSSRGVHCMDKQVNTLPQLCVLVTEQHRISKTTAVRNAVCDLVPVIAETDISSAARRTTYCAIIMEPVKNVRDDSNKDLELRNLAIFIQNVGYEVLDSTNRVNLDSIIQRYITRRGTEEECWHILAAICSSRARPETQRTHMCSKTSYIAMSSSSAMQKGCETIQGHQSGGEISLSAQELRSASAEAHSVCQLVAGESQNSCNSHELMQPVEALVRRCLPHMVHAVLSDEFVRYITIIQDHLPSLSSDLQTYLDQLVNRTLRNDKRKYCGGEVEDGALVAQVFAGDRLSTELGNSQPQEDIIQSSTLAYVTAMGRLAQYLLPTTLPEGGAINWQQSQGATSTTATDGNGQGYSLGSVETFCKSVVAGQPQLVSPESTLSSAAGATTAEVCSGAAPDSVGASELKIALEVFSKRQITSSDQLREVSDIIIQYQRHPDKRVRQQCCTTVIEALKCWARYSQSDRTSAYSSLVPDLLEVYLKNVAMELDPKVRLVEVTLLADAVELRMFLREKRIIDTLISFLHDISHVREKTMELLVTLAQDNHTGPSVETVQYSLLIVVESSVAALEYSSDPRILIRHMSDLQTVAKFSLRPLMGHLDRTFVACRRRLVEEVVPDTIALSTLKTLRTILEAIKREEAVLLKYKDVALELYAPVAVALRASTASPLSHAAIGVLVCMHEIGASPLNWDARQLHELLQSVTAVYIEAANSTEEELGRALTLFGQIGAVDPATKPDTAAMKKKDDEAAIQDEADLELTYDYTKIVYRNLSRMLDLSLSESVCVQSMCTLLHLVRLTTDRKELIGGMHAIKAILQIARRANDAPLLRIEALHILAAITSLRHEKVCKTLLPELVTLFEQLWYPQDHALFRAVLNLVSALKPGNLTGKEQSEVWPWLYPRLVDVALQDHTETREFCLRVVGIIQHAKYIPPHCIPIVFPMLTQFVQQMDQLAELRSLSLCAAIRIVCNLQAVQHLPSLMHTICTLTRHCDLTENLGPRLSTPTLHRSLRLLSNTHPNGEADVNALCERLCATGSEGSADAGGCFTNEGGETLPTSTQPNSSFHCGNGDYASAPYLGQYTQKCQQQQQGGTYLDPNDDEAYDTLPQGQQDITAFMKHVEFGLRAKDNKWREWFAEFQKNMIVASPHPVFRIMVDLFDKHEPLRRKLFHPSFKCFYESLNAEHMKKVKDVLNLALRSSDTEVVSKCIGLADYLDHNPPNISESVLQQLRHLEGNEPMDVGKFTKHSNLHVGNVIAGSRSPTPACRHEPGGYYASHHGQLYRNISDNYNFESVLHSLNSPKTEGPVFNEGVRPPSHKVQDVGNGEHEVTDNGGTDSGCGVERNGKEGRSESESGDVNGSARRQTMLPVAKSIEGDTNEGLSFLAGPVARRITVSAHHTTNVNASDGTCPNTGDAEVHIRATAIPSTVNPLFTNDSLVEAALRTRMPDKAMSYLENKLLPVMQKYRYAHSVPKEAVQAVVLPLASLYSRLEMQDSVVGLFHAMRYKSDNEDGFAYELLQWWDVAQGVYATKVHDCCGSSARDIDGYVRMLCLCGEWERALQVVKDTYKSLDQPSSTIAQSGAMAAWILGKWDDVKMLIERLPNKEKGNITLRHFFQNATLFHQEFGCRAQWDCGVQDGQRRLETSPQVEALRASIMRAKMEVDESLKTLLPLSYAHAYENLTMLQHFTEMEEHIAYMESRTEEFRGQLRERWNRRFAALKPDSLMPNLRSLMLHSLVLNASEMSVMVVNFCERTGTNYPQLSKWAMEWLKQGKFPRANHLSQSCHVLPATPVSLEPCVAITYIGQVWSGGQRQKAVQLMENFLEETHSTLEEQQPAAYGVAQLRLGMWKQEMFADSFWKVEHRQEVLRHFHEAVRAVPGSCEAWHSWGLMNYRVQQRDCSLSRYEQRLFVEAAHQGFVAAICRSASPSTALPGVMRLLQLWVFHNGMSLLKESVADSVARIPTDYWVQAIPQLIGHLRSASHDVRDVVSMILQRLCVAHSQAVVFPLLVVLMSADGGGGETHSRRKELARSIINNLPKRIRAEAELVATLLINASATPIERIGESLSAVATAWNPNAEYEEDKEEVRRKLRYVLDVFNTNRRQLLYNVGDIGQYVRIVMEEDACGRREKASGILTQLVEEITKHISEKLGKEPQKAMEPLLNLRNLSIAVFGEYDIQYTNFPTIASFSSKLDVIPSKKRPRRIRLSGSNGCMYTYCLKGNEDIRMDERVMQLFGMVNVLLSDAKTAKSAFIHRFPVIPISDNVGLLGWVEHANTINNTICTHRNTISKVRTHHESNTLRAYVETIGSWEKLSMIRRTEILDYVMSQKDCEAVDVARAMWHRSNTAEQWLERRTAFTQSLATMSMVGYVLGLGDRHLGNILLSMSTGKIVHIDFGDSFDVGRLRHVLPETVPFRLTRMLTNAMEVFGVDGVFRASCNRTQSTLHKNADSIMALLTAFVHDPIVQHKGKMRNMMEKSRTPQNIVERIRNKLRGTEMAVRNADTVIFNTVLESSRRPDLLYMSHAFNDVAKRTVVNGRTTEEQVSMLIDEATRLENYAALYFGWGPLW; encoded by the coding sequence ATGCCGCGTTACACCGCCATGCGACGTCTCGGTCCAGTGGGCCATAGCGGTGGAATAAGTTCAAACGGTGTCACCACTGTTGGTGCCGTCACCGCGAGTAATGTCGGTAACGGCGTTGTCAACATCGGCGGAGATGGATCTCAGGGCGTTGCAATGGGCCCCGGTGCAACGGATGTGGCTTCGGCTCGCCCGCTTCTTATTGTACCAAACACAACCTCCGCTGCTGGAGGCTCCGCAGACGTTAGTGACGAGGAGGTTGATCAGTTATTAAGGGAGCTTGAACGCTCTGTCGATAGTCCACAGGCAGCTGCGGTTATGCGTGACGCTGTGTGGGCTATTGAGCGACGTGCATTTTCTAGTTGTGACCCCCATAGTCGTGATTATTTCCTCGAGAGTCGTGTTCGGATTATCCTGATGAGCCTGTCGACGACAAGTGACGTAAAGCAGCTTCTGCTGGCCGTGGACTTCATTGAGGCCCTACTCGCTGTACCGTACACCAACCTGCAACACCGATTCACAAGGCTATGTAGGAGTCTAATGAACATACTGCGCTGTGGTATTGAGGAACCGGCAAGGGAAGCGCAGCGTGTTTTAAAGCGCATGCTGGTGACTGATTCGCAGTTCGGTGCTTATCACACCCCGTTGAGATCATTCATTACAAAGGAACTCCGCGACAACTGCAAGGTGGCGCTCATGCGGTTATATGGTAGGGCACAGCAAGCCAACGTGTCCTTCACGCCTGATTTTCTCTCTACCATGCTAGCAGCGGAGGCAACGGCAGAGATCAGTCCACGGTTCATCACGGGGACGCTTCGGCAGCAGGTTCTGGAACTGGCAAGTATGCTAGCAGGTTTCTCTGATCTGTTGCTCCGTCGTGCCGCCTATCGGTGTATGGTGGTATTGTTCAAAAACACAAGCGCAATGCGACGCAAGGAGGTAGTGCTTGAGAACCGCCGAATAATAAACGAGGCGATCCGTTCGCTTAATTTGAGCCACAATAGTGAGTCGAGCATCATCTCCACACTTGAGACGCTTCGCGCCCTCCTTAGCAGCAGAGGGGTGCACTGCATGGACAAGCAAGTGAATACGCTTCCTCAATTATGTGTACTTGTCACTGAGCAACACAGAATTTCGAAGACAACAGCAGTGCGCAACGCAGTTTGTGACCTCGTGCCTGTTATTGCTGAAACCGACATCAGCTCTGCTGCTCGGCGTACAACATATTGCGCCATTATCATGGAGCCCGTAAAAAACGTCCGCGACGATTCTAACAAAGACCTGGAGCTGCGAAATCTAGCGATATTCATACAAAATGTAGGTTACGAGGTGTTGGACTCAACTAACAGGGTAAACTTAGACTCCATTATCCAGCGCTACATTACGCGACGTGGGACAGAGGAGGAGTGTTGGCACATTCTTGCGGCCATCTGCAGCTCACGGGCGAGACCGGAGACGCAGCGTACTCACATGTGTAGCAAAACAAGTTATATAGCCatgtcctcctcctccgcaatGCAGAAGGGCTGCGAAACGATCCAGGGGCACCAAAGTGGGGGCGAGATTAGCTTATCCGCGCAAGAACTTCGTTCGGCCAGCGCTGAGGCCCATTCAGTTTGCCAGTTGGTGGCCGGAGAATCCCAAAACAGTTGTAATAGTCACGAGCTCATGCAACCTGTTGAGGCTCTTGTTCGGCGGTGTCTTCCCCACATGGTCCACGCCGTTCTTTCTGATGAATTTGTGCGTTACATCACCATCATACAAGATCACCTTCCGTCGTTGAGCTCGGACCTGCAGACGTATCTCGACCAACTAGTAAATCGTACACTGAGGAACGATAAGCGTAAATATTGTGGCGGTGAAGTGGAGGACGGCGCTCTCGTCGCTCAGGTATTTGCTGGGGACCGCCTATCGACGGAACTGGGGAACTCTCAGCCACAGGAAGACATCATACAGTCATCCACATTAGCCTATGTCACCGCGATGGGGCGTTTAGCGCAATACTTACTACCTACCACCCTACCTGAAGGAGGTGCCATAAACTGGCAGCAGAGTCAAGGAGCAACAAGTACGACTGCCACTGATGGCAATGGTCAAGGTTATAGCTTAGGATCAGTGGAAACCTTTTGCAAAAGTGTGGTGGCTGGGCAACCACAATTGGTATCGCCTGAAAGTACACTTAGTAGTGCCGCAGGAGCCACAACAGCCGAGGTTTGCAGTGGGGCAGCACCCGACTCTGTGGGTGCCTCAGAGCTCAAAATAGCGCTGGAGGTCTTTTCAAAGCGACAGATAACATCGAGCGATCAGCTAAGGGAAGTGAGTGACATTATCATTCAATACCAGCGACATCCGGACAAGCGGGTACGGCAGCAATGTTGTACAACCGTTATCGAGGCACTCAAGTGCTGGGCACGGTACTCACAAAGCGACCGAACATCAGCTTATTCAAGCCTGGTGCCGGATCTACTAGAAGTGTACTTGAAAAATGTCGCCATGGAGTTGGATCCGAAGGTGCGGCTTGTGGAAGTGACACTGCTAGCCGACGCTGTGGAGTTGCGAATGTTTCTTAGGGAAAAACGCATTATCGATACATTGATAAGTTTTCTGCACGATATATCGCATGTGCGTGAAAAGACCATGGAGCTGCTGGTGACGCTCGCGCAAGACAACCACACCGGTCCTTCGGTGGAGACAGTGCAGTATAGTCTACTCATTGTGGTGGAGTCTTCCGTGGCGGCGTTAGAGTACTCGAGCGATCCCCGCATTCTCATTCGACACATGTCAGACCTGCAAACGGTGGCTAAATTCAGTCTTAGGCCGCTAATGGGGCATCTGGATCGTACGTTTGTCGCCTGTCGCCGGCGCCTTGTGGAAGAGGTAGTACCTGACACCATTGCGTTGTCTACGCTCAAAACGTTGCGAACTATACTGGAGGCCATAAAGCGAGAGGAAGCTGTGCTTCTGAAATACAAGGACGTTGCATTGGAGTTGTATGCGCCGGTGGCAGTGGCTCTCCGCGCAAGTACCGCCTCGCCTCTCAGTCACGCAGCAATCGGTGTTTTAGTGTGTATGCATGAAATCGGGGCATCACCGTTGAACTGGGATGCTCGTCAGTTGCATGAATTGTTGCAGTCCGTCACCGCAGTATACATCGAGGCGGCAAACAGCACGGAGGAGGAACTGGGGCGGGCACTCACACTCTTTGGGCAAATTGGTGCGGTAGACCCGGCCACAAAACCTGATACAGCCgcgatgaaaaagaaagatgatgAGGCGGCGATTCAAGATGAAGCGGACCTTGAGCTTACCTATGACTATACAAAGATTGTTTACCGCAACCTAAGTCGCATGCTAGACCTGAGCTTGTCGGAaagcgtgtgtgtgcagtcgatgtgcacattattgcatcTTGTGAGGCTCACTACCGACCGAAAGGAACTGATTGGTGGAATGCACGCCATAAAGGCGATTCTTCAAATTGCCAGACGCGCCAATGATGCTCCTTTGCTTCGGATTGAAGCGCTCCACATACTAGCAGCCATAACTTCGCTGAGGCACGAGAAGGTGTGCAAAACGCTTTTGCCGGAGCTGGTTACGCTGTTCGAGCAGCTGTGGTATCCCCAAGACCATGCACTCTTTCGCGCAGTTCTCAACCTCGTTAGCGCGCTGAAACCAGGAAACCTGACAGGAAAAGAGCAATCGGAGGTTTGGCCGTGGTTGTACCCGCGCCTTGTGGACGTTGCCCTCCAGGACCATACGGAAACCCGCGAGTTCTGCCTTCGTGTGGTGGGAATCATCCAGCACGCCAAGTATATCCCACCTCACTGTATTCCTATCGTGTTTCCTATGCTCACGCAGTTTGTTCAGCAAATGGATCAGTTGGCGGAGCTGCGCTCTCTTTCGCTCTGTGCGGCAATCCGAATCGTATGCAACCTTCAGGCAGTGCAGCACCTACCCTCGCTGATGCACACTATCTGCACCCTTACGCGTCACTGTGACCTTACTGAGAACCTCGGGCCCCGCCTCTCCACACCGACGCTACATAGGTCGTTGAGGCTCCTTTCGAACACACATCCGAACGGTGAAGCGGATGTCAACGCACTGTGTGAGCGGTTGTGTGCCACAGGGAGTGAGGGAAGTGCGGATGCAGGTGGTTGTTTCACGAATGAAGGAGGCGAGACCTTGCCGACGTCAACACAGCCAAACTCGTCTTTCCATTGTGGTAACGGTGATTACGCGTCTGCACCATATCTTGGGCAGTACACTCAAAAAtgccagcagcaacagcaagggGGGACATATTTAGACCCCAACGACGACGAAGCGTACGATACGCTGCCGCAGGGTCAGCAGGACATAACGGCATTTATGAAGCATGTAGAATTTGGGCTCCGAGCAAAGGATAACAAGTGGCGCGAATGGTTCGCAGAGTTTCAGAAGAACATGATAGTTGCCTCTCCGCACCCCGTCTTCCGTATTATGGTAGACCTCTTTGATAAGCACGAACCATTGAGGCGAAAGCTGTTCCATCCATCCTTTAAGTGTTTCTACGAGTCGCTGAATGCCGAGCATATGAAGAAGGTGAAAGATGTTCTCAACCTTGCCCTCAGGTCAAGTGATACCGAGGTTGTGTCCAAGTGCATTGGGCTTGCGGACTACCTCGACCATAACCCACCGAACATAAGTGAGTCCGTGCTACAACAACTGCGTCATCTGGAGGGCAATGAGCCTATGGATGTGGGTAAGTTCACTAAACATAGCAATTTGCACGTCGGCAACGTGATTGCTGGAAGTAGAAGTCCAACACCCGCCTGTCGTCACGAACCTGGGGGGTATTACGCCTCCCACCACGGCCAGCTTTACAGAAATATCAGTGATAACTATAATTTTGAGTCTGTGTTGCACTCACTCAATTCACCCAAAACAGAAGGGCCCGTTTTCAACGAAGGCGTACGTCCGCCTTCTCATAAGGTTCAGGATGTGGGTAACGGAGAGCATGAAGTCACTGACAACGGGGGGACCGACAGTGGATGTGGCGTTGAGCGGAATGGTAAGGAAGGTAGAAGTGAGAGTGAAAGTGGTGACGTCAATGGAAGCGCTCGCCGCCAGACCATGTTACCTGTGGCCAAGTCAATTGAGGGTGATACCAACGAGGGTCTAAGTTTTCTCGCTGGGCCAGTCGCGAGGCGCATAACGGTATCCGCACATCACACCACAAACGTTAATGCATCCGATGGCACTTGCCCCAACACCGGCGATGCAGAGGTTCACATTCGTGCCACAGCCATACCCAGCACAGTCAACCCACTGTTTACAAACGATAGCCTCGTAGAGGCTGCCCTTCGGACGCGGATGCCTGACAAGGCTATGAGTTATCTTGAGAACAAGTTACTCCCAGTTATGCAGAAGTATCGCTACGCCCACAGCGTACCTAAGGAGGCTGTGCAGGCAGTCGTCCTCCCACTCGCCTCTCTCTACAGTCGGCTCGAAATGCAGGACTCAGTGGTCGGGCTTTTCCACGCGATGCGTTACAAAAGCGATAATGAAGACGGGTTTGCCTATGAGTTATTGCAGTGGTGGGATGTGGCACAAGGCGTGTATGCAACCAAGGTACATGATTGCTGTGGAAGTTCGGCTCGTGATATTGATGGTTACGTGAGGATGCTTTGTCTGTGTGGAGAGTGGGAGCGCGCTCTGCAGGTCGTGAAGGACACCTACAAATCCCTCGACCAACCATCGTCCACCATTGCGCAGTCGGGTGCGATGGCAGCGTGGATCCTTGGTAAATGGGATGACGTGAAAATGTTGATAGAGCGGCTTccaaacaaagagaagggaaatatTACGCTTCGACACTTCTTTCAAAACGCCACGCTTTTCCACCAAGAGTTCGGTTGCCGGGCACAATGGGATTGTGGGGTTCAGGACGGGCAGAGGCGCTTGGAGACTTCGCCCCAGGTAGAAGCCCTCCGCGCGTCTATCATGCGGGCGAAGATGGAGGTAGATGAGAGCCTTAAAACGTTGTTGCCACTCAGTTACGCGCACGCATACGAAAATCTCACCATGTTGCAGCACTTCACCGAAATGGAGGAGCACATTGCCTACATGGAGTCGCGAACGGAGGAGTTTCGGGGCCAACTTCGGGAGCGTTGGAACCGTCGCTTCGCTGCACTGAAGCCGGATTCGCTTATGCCCAACCTACGCTCCCTTATGCTCCACTCGCTTGTGCTAAATGCGAGTGAAATGTCCGTGATGGTTGTCAACTTCTGTGAGCGGACTGGGACGAATTACCCTCAACTGTCAAAATGGGCTATGGAGTGGCTTAAGCAAGGCAAGTTTCCTCGTGCCAATCATTTAAGTCAGTCGTGTCACGTACTCCCTGCTACTCCGGTCAGTTTAGAGCCGTGTGTGGCCATAACATACATTGGCCAAGTGTGGAGTGGCGGTCAGCGGCAAAAGGCAGTGCAACTGATGGAGAATTTCCTGGAGGAAACGCATTCTACActggaagagcagcagccagCTGCCTATGGTGTCGCGCAACTTCGTTTAGGTATGTGGAAGCAGGAGATGTTTGCAGATTCTTTTTGGAAGGTTGAACACCGCCAGGAAGTTTTACGGCACTTCCATGAGGCGGTACGCGCCGTGCCCGGAAGCTGTGAGGCGTGGCATAGTTGGGGGTTAATGAACTACCGAGTGCAGCAACGCGATTGCTCACTATCTCGTTATGAGCAGCGCCTCTTCGTCGAAGCCGCGCATCAGGGGTTTGTTGCGGCTATCTGCCGCAGTGCAAGTCCCTCTACTGCTCTTCCTGGCGTGATGCGTCTGCTTCAGTTGTGGGTTTTCCATAATGGAATGTCATTACTGAAGGAATCGGTGGCAGACAGCGTCGCCCGAATCCCCACTGATTATTGGGTACAGGCAATTCCGCAGCTGATCGGTCACTTGCGCAGCGCAAGCCACGATGTACGTGACGTTGTGAGTATGATTCTTCAACGACTGTGTGTTGCACATTCCCaagctgttgtttttccgcTGTTAGTTGTGCTTATGTCCGCTGATGGCGGTGGAGGGGAGACGCACTCTCGTCGGAAGGAGTTGGCGCGATCCATCATTAACAATCTTCCGAAGCGCATCCGCGCTGAGGCGGAGTTAGTAGCCACCCTCTTAATTAATGCATCGGCGACTCCCATTGAACGGATAGGGGAAAGTCTCAGTGCGGTGGCGACGGCATGGAACCCGAACGCAGAGTACGAAGAAGACAAGGAAGAGGTACGACGAAAACTAAGATATGTGCTTGATGTGTTCAATACTAACCGGCGTCAGCTGCTCTACAACGTGGGTGATATTGGCCAGTATGTGAGGATTGTCATGGAAGAGGACGCGTGCGGCCGCAGGGAGAAGGCAAGTGGCATTCTCACCCAACTAGTGGAAGAAATCACGAAGCACATTTCGGAGAAACTGGGAAAAGAGCCTCAGAAGGCGATGGAACCGCTACTGAACCTCCGCAATCTTTCAATAGCAGTGTTTGGAGAGTATGATATTCAGTACACCAACTTTCCTACTATCGCGTCGTTTAGTTCAAAGCTTGATGTTATTCCCTCTAAGAAGCGTCCACGCCGCATCCGCCTCAGCGGCTCTAACGGTTGCATGTACACATATTGCCTGAAGGGAAATGAAGATATACGTATGGATGAACGGGTCATGCAACTGTTTGGTATGGTGAATGTTCTATTAAGTGATGCCAAAACCGCGAAGAGTGCATTCATACACCGCTTCCCAGTAATCCCCATCAGTGATAACGTTGGCCTGCTCGGTTGGGTAGAGCACGCGAACACCATCAACAATACCATCTGTACTCACCGCAACACCATTTCAAAGGTACGAACGCATCATGAGTCCAACACCCTTAGGGCCTATGTTGAAACCATCGGGAGTTGGGAGAAACTCAGCATGATACGTCGCACAGAAATACTGGACTACGTCATGTCGCAGAAGGATTGTGAAGCAGTGGATGTTGCGCGTGCCATGTGGCATCGGTCAAATACAGCGGAGCAATGGTTGGAGCGCCGCACGGCCTTCACGCAGTCGTTGGCCACCATGTCGATGGTTGGTTACGTGCTTGGGCTTGGGGATCGTCATCTGGGCAACATTCTCCTTTCGATGTCCACTGGAAAAATCGTACACATCGACTTTGGTGACAGCTTTGATGTCGGTCGGTTGCGCCATGTACTTCCAGAAACCGTTCCATTCCGGCTCACGCGCATGCTAACGAATGCAATGGAAGTGTTTGGTGTGGACGGTGTTTTCCGCGCCTCATGCAACCGCACACAGTCAACGCTGCACAAGAACGCAGACAGTATCATGGCGCTTCTCACCGCTTTCGTACACGACCCCATTGTTCAGCACAAGGGGAAAATGCGGAACATGATGGAGAAGAGCCGCACCCCGCAGAACATTGTAGAGCGCATACGTAACAAACTTCGTGGGACGGAAATGGCGGTGAGGAATGCTGATACGGTGATATTTAACACGGTACTGGAGAGTTCACGAAGGCCGGACCTTCTCTACATGTCACATGCCTTCAATGATGTTGCGAAGCGGACGGTGGTGAATGGACGGACAACAGAGGAGCAGGTGTCGATGTTAATTGATGAGGCGACGCGATTGGAGAATTACGCCGCGCTCTACTTTGGATGGGGACCGCTGTGGTGA
- a CDS encoding hypothetical protein, unlikely (gene predicted by glimmer) translates to MREMELRMGRTNIPLRSIRCFFRGEVVVGNEQHKKKREKGKERKGKHKGEAYPFFNFFFLVLVFGSFASSPSLFRSPS, encoded by the coding sequence ATGAGAGAAATGGAATTGCGAATGGGGAGGACTAACATTCCACTGCGATCCATCCGGTGTTTCTTTCGTGGAGAAGTGGTGGTGGGAAACGAacagcacaaaaagaaaagagaaaaaggaaaggaaaggaaaggaaaacataagGGGGAGGcttatcccttttttaattttttttttttagttttggTGTTTGGttcctttgcttcttctccttctttgtttcgtTCTCCTTCTTAG
- a CDS encoding chaperone protein DNAJ, putative, which translates to MIVLPTFDFPQLEDGHEPLTLRQQQQQPPRGELVNLVHVLPFGLAIQQRALLTARLLMEERQKPSRRHEDPNAAGASDGEDDSEGDGDGSGEYGRGGGGSFQQQQSYASRRKKFVKLTEEDLQVDWYEILGLEQSGGATDEQIRTAYRRRCLETHPDKQKDRSDAAFKKVQRALDILGDPETRLTYDSSRPFDDTIPAETLPTGADFYAIFGPVFERNKRWSTDPSLPSIGNDKTSLEEVNRFYDRWVRFQSWRDFSHMVELDEIDDSMCREEKRYYMRENERQLNCLRREEQQRLRTLVERARKNDPRLRRKREEDEAKRQREQKEREDRRRQAREEGERRRAEEMERERQKREEEKRKITDTKNAIRQAKDDLIVFLEEHGLLDETATNKLLRHAVRRPNIGWIFSKINTAEEAAGVVSEVKNKDTTRRATSTKSGTSSNVASRTTDESEEDTEVEAVICFNELVEEKERQIGLTRYGEAVKARPEPKPQEAKKKTVPESVNKHAKEWDEEDLTRLQKATAKFPPGTVERWSKIAEQLRGKFTEEEAMQKVNEITAGLHRSGGQTGVASAKQPTSAVEGNGATAAAAPSAGGANSQVASVEDWTVKQQKMLELGLRDLKDYKEKDKFQKIAAMVDGKNARECFERFKYLCAMNKRK; encoded by the coding sequence ATGATAGTACTTCCCACTTTTGATTTCCCGCAGCTGGAGGATGGTCACGAACCACTGACATTacggcaacagcagcagcagccaccTCGTGGGGAACTGGTTAATTTGGTCCACGTGTTACCGTTTGGTCTTGCGATACAGCAACGGGCCCTCCTCACCGCTCGGCTCCTAATGGAAGAGCGACAAAAACCATCACGACGGCACGAGGACCCGAATGCTGCGGGTGCCTCCGATGGTGAAGACGACAGTGAGGGCGATGGTGATGGCAGTGGCGAatatggaagaggaggagggggaagctttcagcaacagcaatcGTACGCATCGCGACGCAAGAAGTTTGTGAAACTGACAGAAGAGGATTTGCAGGTTGACTGGTATGAGATACTTGGCTTAGAGCAGAGCGGAGGTGCGACCGATGAACAAATTCGCACCGCCTACCGACGACGTTGCCTTGAAACACATCCAGACAAGCAGAAAGATCGATCAGATGCGGCCTTCAAGAAGGTGCAGCGTGCCCTTGACATCCTCGGTGACCCCGAAACGCGATTGACATACGATTCCTCACGCCCTTTCGATGACACAATACCGGCAGAAACTCTACCAACAGGAGCCGACTTCTACGCAATATTTGGTCCTGTATTCGAACGCAACAAAAGGTGGAGCACGGACCCTAGTCTCCCTTCTATTGGGAATGACAAAACAAGTTTGGAGGAAGTTAATAGGTTTTATGACCGCTGGGTGCGTTTTCAGAGCTGGCGCGACTTCTCACACATGGTAGAGCTTGATGAAATTGATGATAGCATGTGCCGCGAAGAAAAACGGTATTATATGCGTGAAAATGAGCGGCAACTTAACTGTTTACGCCGTGAGGAGCAACAGCGGTTGCGTACGTTAGTTGAGCGAGCCCGCAAAAATGATCCGCGGCTACGGCGCAAGCGTGAGGAGGACGAGGCGAAAAGGCAACGCGAGCAGAAGGAACGGGAGGACCGACGACGTCAAGCGCGTGAGGAGGGGGAGCGGCGGCGTGCAGAGGAAATGGAGCGCGAGCGTCAGAAacgggaggaggagaagcggAAGATAACAGACACAAAGAATGCCATTCGTCAGGCAAAAGATGATCTGATTGTCTTCCTGGAGGAGCACGGCCTTCTAGACGAGACGGCAACGAACAAACTTTTGCGACATGCAGTGCGGCGGCCTAACATAGGGTGGATATTTTCGAAAATTAACACTGCCGAGGAGGCTGCGGGTGTTGTCTCTGAGGTGAAAAACAAGGATACGACACGCCGCGCGACGAGCACAAAAAGCGGTACGTCCAGCAACGTGGCCTCTCGCACTACCGacgaaagtgaagaagatacTGAAGTTGAAGCCGTCATTTGCTTTAACGAACTAGttgaggaaaaggagcgcCAAATCGGTCTGACCCGGTATGGTGAAGCTGTCAAAGCCAGGCCCGAACCCAAACCACaggaggcaaaaaagaagaccgTTCCTGAATCAGTGAACAAACACGCAAAGGAGTGGGATGAGGAGGACTTGACGCGCCTGCAAAAGGCGACGGCCAAGTTTCCCCCGGGTACAGTGGAACGCTGGAGTAAAATCGCTGAGCAGTTGCGCGGTAAGTTTACCGAGGAAGAGGCAATGCAGAAGGTGAATGAAATAACTGCGGGTCTCCATCGCAGTGGCGGTCAAACGGGAGTCGCCTCCGCCAAGCAACCGACGAGTGCAGTTGAGGGAAACGGTGCAACCGCAGCAGCGGCGCCATCAGCAGGAGGGGCCAACTCTCAGGTCGCTTCCGTGGAGGATTGGACGgtgaagcaacaaaagatGCTGGAGTTGGGTTTACGGGATTTAAAGGATTACAAGGAAAAGGATAAGTTTCAGAAGATTGCGGCGATGGTTGATGGAAAAAATGCCAGGGAATGCTTCGAGCGGTTTAAGTATCTCTGTGCTATGAATAAGCGCAAgtag